In the genome of Verrucomicrobiia bacterium, one region contains:
- a CDS encoding alpha/beta hydrolase-fold protein encodes MRFGWRFLMVMMMAAHLAWGDSAIQAPRITFKVMAQNAPAGSKLFIVGSDEKLGGWNPGAVALEKQDDGSWTGTYSFPAGSQLEYKITRGNWETEAVSADGSVPGNYTLNVQSNETVTIVVANWRDILHKDIVRKVEGQITGVVKYHRQMEGEGIKPRDVIVWLPPSYEKSPEKHYPVLYVHDGQNIFDPATSFTGVDWQIDETADRLIREGKLQEILVVGIYNTADRGMEYSNTPTGRAYMRFVVEKLKPFIDKEYRTLPDREHTAVMGSSMGGLISFLMVWNYPQVFSRAACLSPAFVYREINAPSLVENYTGANKKIRIYIDGGGVGLDAQLQPGCDAMLRALQANGFKMGGNLEWYRDPEAEHNERAWSKRVWRPLLFMYGK; translated from the coding sequence ATGCGATTTGGTTGGCGGTTCCTCATGGTGATGATGATGGCGGCGCACCTGGCTTGGGGTGATTCTGCGATTCAGGCCCCGCGCATTACTTTCAAGGTTATGGCGCAGAATGCACCGGCGGGGTCGAAGTTGTTTATCGTGGGGAGTGACGAGAAACTGGGTGGGTGGAACCCGGGTGCGGTGGCTTTGGAGAAACAGGATGATGGGAGTTGGACGGGGACGTACAGTTTTCCGGCGGGAAGCCAGCTCGAATACAAGATCACGCGGGGGAATTGGGAAACCGAAGCGGTCAGCGCGGACGGCAGCGTGCCGGGGAATTATACGCTGAACGTTCAGAGCAACGAGACGGTGACCATCGTTGTGGCGAACTGGCGCGACATCCTGCACAAGGACATCGTTCGCAAAGTCGAGGGACAGATTACCGGGGTGGTGAAATACCACCGCCAAATGGAGGGTGAGGGGATCAAGCCGCGAGACGTGATTGTTTGGTTGCCTCCCAGCTACGAGAAAAGTCCCGAGAAGCATTATCCCGTGCTTTACGTGCACGACGGGCAAAACATTTTTGACCCGGCAACTTCGTTTACGGGCGTGGACTGGCAAATTGATGAGACGGCGGACCGGCTGATTCGTGAGGGCAAGCTGCAAGAAATTCTCGTCGTCGGCATTTACAATACGGCCGATCGTGGGATGGAGTATTCCAACACTCCGACCGGCCGGGCGTACATGCGGTTCGTCGTCGAGAAGCTGAAGCCGTTCATCGACAAAGAGTATCGGACGCTGCCGGACCGCGAGCACACGGCGGTGATGGGCTCGTCGATGGGCGGGCTGATCTCGTTTTTGATGGTGTGGAATTATCCGCAAGTGTTCTCACGAGCAGCGTGCTTGTCGCCCGCATTTGTTTACCGAGAAATCAACGCCCCATCGTTGGTCGAGAATTACACCGGTGCGAACAAGAAAATCCGCATTTACATCGACGGCGGCGGCGTGGGATTGGACGCTCAGTTGCAGCCCGGCTGCGACGCGATGTTGCGGGCGCTGCAAGCCAATGGGTTCAAGATGGGGGGAAATTTGGAATGGTATCGCGACCCCGAGGCGGAACACAACGAGCGAGCCTGGTCGAAACGCGTCTGGCGTCCACTACTATTCATGTACGGCAAGTAG
- a CDS encoding biopolymer transporter ExbD, giving the protein MTFRTHCQISKGLVDAAPLVNVVFLLLLFFVLNSSFVMVPGVPVDLSPSGMGLRAVFPSLVVTAARDDLLFFNDQPITMDKLEQTLRDAIQQGRGHDLIIKADQQVSQGTEMQIMEAATRAGITTVNMAARPEAAAAGTSN; this is encoded by the coding sequence ATGACGTTCCGGACCCATTGCCAGATTTCGAAAGGGTTGGTCGATGCCGCCCCGCTGGTGAATGTTGTGTTCCTGCTGCTCCTTTTCTTTGTCCTCAACTCCTCATTCGTTATGGTGCCGGGTGTCCCTGTCGACTTATCTCCGTCTGGAATGGGTTTGAGGGCCGTGTTCCCATCGCTCGTTGTCACCGCGGCACGCGATGACTTGCTGTTCTTCAACGATCAACCCATTACCATGGACAAGCTGGAACAGACGCTTCGGGATGCGATCCAGCAGGGTCGCGGTCATGATTTGATCATTAAGGCCGATCAGCAGGTTTCTCAAGGAACCGAGATGCAGATCATGGAGGCAGCAACTCGGGCCGGTATCACGACCGTGAACATGGCAGCCCGACCCGAGGCAGCAGCGGCGGGCACTTCAAACTGA
- a CDS encoding tetratricopeptide repeat protein, with protein sequence MRRLRLIAALLFVGGAVNRVTGATPDEKRLYRVAEAAFKDGLNDLAERQFAEYLKQFPDSERADEVVLDLAQAQLNQRKWSDAVKTLQDALAKWPTEKRPDSFRFWLAEALVRGERYGEAEQRYAEVIEKYPRSAYRPQAFYGLAFARFKLGRFGSAMEALDQLDKVGPKTDLAQEAELLRGQTLLAIQKFEQADVVLSDVVGKYPNTRAAFRASIWLGDSLLGRSRFDEAVKRYAAVIDAYKSSPNKPATSQLAAEAWRGEGWVYWRQEKFDNAAEAFAQALALAQDPPLKREVMLKLGEAYVRSGKLAEGVEKLKGYLQSTPADPLADEIQMTIGDLFFSSNDFTNALPEYVSLIEKYPQSALQAKANFSAGWCAWKLNKIADALPYFRRAATLAKDPTIAAEALFKAGDAEFALGLFVDAITDYQRLISTYPETKLIDRAMFQLGQAYQRTHNAEAAVHVFESLVQQYPQGDHAAESQFNVGVILSGTGKEAEARAAYAAVEKKYPQNEWATKASLAIGESFYHEGKYDEAAAEFEKLMAVAPNSELGQRAFYNRGWCYAQKGQADKTLTDFGEFTKKFPESLLAPDAQFWIADHYLKQKDYIKAQEQFQLLVKNYATSKLADTAQYMAARAAYLRQDYTPAIELYEALLKNFPESGWRCDARFGEGDALSEKNQFGDALLVFDSLTKDFPDCYLVAEAIGRKGDMQFTLGRFDDAITSYRKALDTAREGDPTLRDQLYYGIGRSYEMAKKLDEAYEWYSKAVYEQAAAPDPNTPPERFWMCKAGYAAGTIKERREQWREAIILYQKLANLCPDMKTLLEEKIRKLRVEHLILF encoded by the coding sequence ATGAGAAGATTGCGGCTCATAGCAGCGTTGTTGTTTGTTGGCGGCGCGGTGAATCGCGTCACCGGTGCGACGCCGGATGAGAAGCGGCTCTACCGCGTCGCGGAGGCGGCATTTAAGGACGGGCTAAACGATCTGGCCGAGCGTCAGTTTGCGGAGTATCTGAAGCAATTCCCTGACTCGGAGAGGGCGGATGAGGTTGTGCTCGACCTGGCGCAGGCGCAGTTGAACCAGAGGAAATGGTCGGATGCGGTAAAGACACTGCAGGATGCGCTCGCCAAGTGGCCGACCGAGAAACGACCGGACAGTTTTCGGTTCTGGCTCGCCGAAGCGTTGGTGCGCGGCGAACGGTACGGCGAGGCGGAGCAGCGTTACGCAGAGGTCATCGAGAAATACCCGCGCAGCGCGTATCGACCGCAGGCATTCTATGGGCTCGCGTTCGCGCGGTTCAAACTGGGCCGGTTCGGCAGCGCGATGGAAGCACTGGATCAGCTCGACAAGGTCGGCCCGAAAACGGATTTGGCGCAAGAAGCGGAACTCTTGCGCGGCCAGACTCTCCTGGCCATTCAGAAGTTTGAACAAGCGGACGTTGTCCTCAGCGATGTTGTTGGCAAGTATCCAAACACACGGGCGGCATTCCGCGCCAGCATCTGGCTGGGTGATTCACTCTTGGGCCGTAGCAGGTTCGATGAGGCAGTGAAGCGTTATGCGGCGGTCATCGACGCCTACAAATCCAGTCCGAACAAACCTGCCACCAGCCAGCTGGCTGCGGAGGCCTGGCGTGGTGAAGGCTGGGTGTACTGGCGACAGGAGAAATTCGACAATGCGGCGGAGGCCTTTGCGCAGGCCCTCGCACTCGCGCAGGACCCGCCCTTGAAGCGCGAAGTGATGCTCAAATTGGGTGAAGCCTACGTTCGCAGCGGCAAGCTGGCGGAGGGCGTGGAGAAGTTGAAGGGATATTTGCAGTCGACTCCGGCTGACCCGCTCGCCGACGAGATCCAGATGACCATTGGTGACCTGTTCTTCAGCAGCAACGATTTCACCAACGCGCTGCCCGAGTACGTGAGCTTGATCGAAAAGTATCCACAGAGTGCGTTGCAGGCAAAAGCGAATTTCAGCGCGGGCTGGTGCGCATGGAAGCTCAACAAAATCGCCGATGCCCTTCCGTATTTTCGACGAGCGGCGACCCTCGCGAAGGATCCCACGATTGCGGCGGAGGCCCTTTTCAAGGCGGGCGACGCCGAGTTCGCGCTCGGCCTGTTTGTGGACGCCATCACGGATTATCAGCGGCTCATCAGCACGTACCCCGAAACGAAGCTGATCGACCGCGCCATGTTCCAACTTGGTCAGGCGTACCAGCGCACGCACAACGCTGAAGCGGCAGTGCACGTTTTCGAGTCGCTCGTCCAGCAATATCCGCAGGGCGACCACGCGGCGGAGTCGCAGTTCAACGTAGGGGTCATCCTGAGCGGGACGGGGAAGGAGGCCGAGGCGCGCGCGGCTTACGCGGCGGTGGAGAAGAAATACCCACAAAACGAATGGGCCACGAAAGCCAGCCTGGCGATCGGCGAGTCGTTCTATCATGAGGGCAAGTATGATGAGGCGGCGGCGGAATTCGAGAAGCTGATGGCCGTGGCGCCGAATTCGGAACTTGGCCAGCGCGCGTTTTACAATCGCGGCTGGTGTTACGCGCAGAAGGGGCAGGCCGATAAGACACTCACCGACTTTGGCGAGTTTACGAAGAAGTTCCCCGAGTCGTTGCTCGCTCCCGACGCGCAGTTTTGGATTGCCGACCACTACCTGAAGCAAAAGGACTATATCAAGGCACAGGAGCAGTTTCAGTTGCTGGTGAAGAATTATGCGACCAGCAAGCTGGCGGACACCGCGCAGTACATGGCCGCGCGCGCGGCTTATCTGCGGCAGGACTACACGCCGGCCATCGAGCTTTACGAAGCCCTGTTGAAGAATTTCCCGGAGTCAGGGTGGCGCTGTGACGCGCGCTTTGGGGAAGGGGACGCCTTGAGTGAGAAGAACCAGTTCGGCGATGCGCTGCTCGTGTTCGATTCACTCACCAAGGATTTCCCTGATTGCTATCTGGTGGCGGAAGCGATCGGGCGCAAGGGCGACATGCAATTTACGCTGGGTCGTTTTGACGACGCGATAACGAGTTACCGCAAGGCGTTGGATACCGCGCGGGAAGGGGATCCCACGTTGCGCGATCAACTTTATTACGGAATTGGTCGCTCCTACGAAATGGCGAAGAAGCTCGACGAAGCATACGAGTGGTATAGCAAGGCGGTGTACGAACAGGCCGCGGCCCCGGATCCGAACACCCCCCCGGAACGCTTTTGGATGTGCAAAGCGGGGTACGCCGCCGGCACCATCAAAGAACGGCGTGAGCAGTGGCGCGAAGCAATCATCCTTTATCAAAAACTTGCGAATCTGTGTCCCGACATGAAAACCTTGCTCGAAGAAAAGATTCGCAAGTTGCGCGTCGAGCATTTGATTCTGTTCTGA
- a CDS encoding ATP-binding protein, producing MSTAKRKSKDVTQEQVRSLENVNRLKAEFLANVSHELRTPVHAIIGYAELLLDTVYGQMTNEQEESVRYIRENAQDLLSLVNNLLDLARIESGRTDLILESFDLRGLVSELIGQLKPLADGKRLEINVTVLIENAVIRTDRGKLKQILINLVGNAIKFTEHGKVTIAICEDPNPGPATASGSPRLALSVQDTGVGIPIDRLDHLFEKFYHLDGPATRSHEGTGLGLYITKQLVELLAGRVDIKSAPGKGTTVTISIPQNFEEIEGIQRLRTRLAGANTVATDVDGDSRRLVLVVSERPDIARILAAGLGSHEYNVRTARDGEEAVTLAVKLHPLVIMLDAHDSSSELWSVFQELKTKPETKDIPTIFLSNDAAHVVGTPLTVASALNPGDVLRSVRAATPTSKKNVLIVDDEESFRDVLKCALSEEGYQLSEAATGNEAIAKLQTATPDLLLLDLNLPDTDGWGVMRYITQQPRLKSMGVLIISGAMLHECQSVEIQKHDYAFISKGEFKIHQVLETVADLLEVNAS from the coding sequence GTGAGCACTGCAAAACGTAAATCGAAAGACGTAACGCAGGAGCAGGTCCGCTCTCTGGAAAACGTCAACCGCCTCAAAGCCGAGTTTCTCGCCAATGTCAGCCATGAACTCCGCACTCCAGTTCACGCCATCATTGGTTATGCCGAACTGCTGCTCGATACCGTCTATGGCCAGATGACCAACGAGCAGGAAGAGTCCGTCCGCTACATCCGCGAGAACGCCCAGGATCTCCTCAGCCTCGTCAATAATCTCCTGGATCTCGCGCGCATCGAAAGTGGCCGCACCGACCTGATCCTGGAGTCCTTCGATTTGCGCGGTCTCGTCAGTGAACTGATCGGCCAACTCAAGCCCCTCGCCGACGGCAAGCGCCTGGAAATCAATGTAACCGTCTTGATCGAAAATGCCGTCATCCGTACCGACCGCGGCAAGCTCAAACAAATCCTCATCAACCTGGTCGGCAACGCCATCAAGTTCACCGAACACGGAAAGGTCACGATCGCGATTTGTGAGGACCCAAACCCCGGTCCCGCCACAGCCTCCGGTTCTCCCCGTCTCGCCCTCAGCGTGCAGGATACCGGCGTCGGAATTCCCATCGACAGGCTCGATCACCTCTTTGAGAAATTTTATCACCTCGATGGCCCCGCCACCCGTTCCCATGAGGGCACGGGCCTCGGCCTCTACATCACCAAACAACTGGTCGAACTCCTCGCGGGTCGCGTCGACATCAAGAGCGCACCCGGCAAGGGCACAACCGTCACCATCTCCATCCCCCAAAACTTCGAAGAGATCGAAGGCATCCAACGCTTGCGCACCCGTCTCGCCGGGGCCAACACCGTCGCAACGGATGTCGACGGAGACAGCCGACGCCTTGTCCTCGTCGTCAGTGAACGTCCAGACATCGCGCGCATCCTCGCTGCCGGGCTCGGCTCGCACGAGTATAACGTTCGCACCGCGCGCGACGGCGAAGAGGCCGTGACGCTGGCCGTCAAGCTCCATCCCCTGGTGATTATGCTGGATGCGCACGACTCGTCCTCGGAACTCTGGTCCGTCTTCCAGGAGCTGAAGACCAAGCCCGAGACCAAGGACATCCCCACCATTTTCCTTTCCAACGACGCCGCCCACGTCGTCGGCACGCCGCTGACCGTCGCTTCTGCGCTGAACCCGGGCGACGTATTGCGCAGCGTCCGCGCCGCTACTCCCACGTCCAAAAAGAACGTGCTCATCGTGGACGACGAGGAAAGTTTCCGCGACGTCCTCAAGTGCGCGCTGAGCGAGGAAGGCTATCAGCTTTCCGAGGCCGCCACGGGTAACGAAGCCATTGCGAAACTGCAAACGGCCACGCCCGACTTGCTGCTGCTCGATTTGAATCTTCCCGACACCGATGGCTGGGGAGTCATGCGCTACATCACCCAACAGCCCCGGCTGAAAAGCATGGGCGTGCTGATCATCTCCGGCGCCATGCTCCACGAATGCCAGTCTGTGGAAATCCAAAAGCATGACTATGCCTTCATCAGCAAGGGTGAGTTCAAAATCCATCAGGTCCTGGAAACAGTCGCGGATTTGTTGGAGGTCAACGCGTCGTGA
- the uvrA gene encoding excinuclease ABC subunit UvrA, with translation MSKDSIIIAGAREHNLKNIHLTLPREKLIVVTGLSGSGKSSLAFDTIYAEGQRKYVESLSAYARNFLEQLQKPDVDYIEGLSPAIAIEQHFGGNNPRSTIATTTEIYEYLRLLFANIGKPHCYHCGRPITTQTSSQIVEQILNLGEGSQLMLLAPLVRGRKGEFRDVIARIKREGFVRARVDGEILDVTEGVKLDKRRNHSIELVVDRLIASVKTRARLADSVETTLKWGTGLLQVLYRTPTTPVTMPWSERLFSNQNACPECGISYGEFTPRHFSFNSPDGACKTCHGLGTKLFFDPDLIVPDRTKSVAGGAIAAWRRGGRRLMIYYKMLLRGLSKHYNIDLELPYKDLPEKVQKELLHGSGDAEIEFTHWRKGAWRKMTKVFEGVIPNLERLYEETDSEFTKVRLQHFMVAMQCPDCKGARLRPESLAVTVGDKSIIDFTRLSIKDALGFLASLALTEFEEQVAGEIIKEVRSRLTFLKNVGLAYLTLDRQSDTLSGGEAQRIRLATQVGAGLVGVLYVLDEPSIGLHQRDNHRLLDTLKGLRDLGNTVIVVEHDEDTIRAADYIVDLGPGAGLHGGYLVAAGPIQTILDNPKSLTGRYLRGELQIPVPKTRHAPKKGWLIVKGANENNLKKIDVRFPLGLLTCVTGVSGSGKSTLVDDILRKALFRKFYRAKDRPGAHEAILGLEELDKVIVIDQSPIGRTPRSNPATYTGSFNHIRTLFAQLPNAKVRGYGPGRFSFNVKGGRCEACQGDGIIKIEMHFLPDVYVTCEQCGGKRYSRETLEITYKGRNIADVLDMTVDEAEVFFRPVPKIRDILQTLQEVGLGYLKIGQQATTLSGGEAQRVKLSTELAKRATGRTLYILDEPTTGLHFADIAKLLEVLNKLRDAGNTVLVIEHNLDVIKSADWVIDLGPEGGDAGGRIIAEGPPEKVADNKKSYTGQFLKHMLAREVVPI, from the coding sequence ATGTCCAAAGACTCTATCATTATAGCTGGTGCGCGCGAGCACAACCTCAAGAACATACACCTGACTCTCCCCCGTGAGAAGCTCATCGTGGTCACAGGGTTGAGTGGCTCGGGCAAGTCCAGTCTCGCTTTTGACACGATTTACGCCGAAGGGCAGCGCAAGTACGTGGAAAGCCTCTCGGCCTATGCCCGCAATTTTCTCGAGCAACTGCAGAAGCCGGACGTTGATTACATCGAAGGCCTTTCTCCCGCCATCGCCATCGAACAGCACTTTGGCGGCAACAATCCGCGCTCGACCATCGCCACCACCACCGAGATTTATGAGTATCTGCGGCTGTTGTTTGCGAACATCGGCAAGCCGCATTGCTATCACTGTGGGCGACCGATCACGACGCAGACATCGAGCCAGATTGTGGAGCAGATTCTCAATTTGGGGGAGGGTTCGCAACTCATGCTGCTGGCGCCGCTCGTGCGCGGTCGCAAAGGTGAGTTTCGCGACGTGATCGCCCGCATCAAGCGCGAGGGGTTCGTGCGTGCCCGCGTTGATGGCGAAATTCTTGACGTCACCGAAGGTGTCAAACTCGACAAGCGGCGCAATCACAGCATCGAGTTGGTGGTGGACCGGCTGATCGCCTCCGTGAAAACGCGGGCACGATTGGCGGATTCCGTCGAGACCACGCTGAAGTGGGGAACAGGTTTGTTGCAGGTACTCTACCGCACGCCGACCACGCCCGTGACCATGCCGTGGTCCGAGCGGCTCTTCAGCAACCAGAACGCCTGTCCCGAATGTGGTATCAGTTACGGCGAGTTCACGCCGCGGCATTTTTCGTTCAATTCGCCCGACGGCGCATGCAAGACCTGCCACGGCCTCGGCACGAAGCTGTTCTTTGATCCCGACCTGATCGTTCCCGACCGCACCAAATCGGTCGCGGGTGGCGCGATCGCGGCGTGGCGTCGCGGCGGGCGGCGGCTGATGATTTATTATAAGATGCTGCTGCGCGGTCTCTCCAAGCACTACAACATCGACCTCGAACTACCATACAAGGATCTGCCGGAGAAGGTGCAGAAGGAATTGTTGCACGGCTCAGGCGACGCCGAGATTGAATTCACCCATTGGCGCAAGGGCGCGTGGCGCAAGATGACGAAGGTCTTCGAGGGTGTCATCCCGAATCTGGAACGTCTCTACGAGGAGACGGACAGCGAGTTCACGAAGGTGCGCTTGCAGCATTTCATGGTCGCGATGCAGTGTCCCGACTGCAAGGGGGCGCGCTTGCGGCCTGAAAGCCTGGCGGTCACGGTCGGCGACAAGTCGATCATCGACTTCACGCGACTGAGCATCAAGGACGCCCTCGGGTTCCTGGCATCCCTGGCGTTGACGGAATTTGAAGAGCAGGTGGCAGGTGAGATCATCAAGGAAGTGCGGTCGCGGTTGACGTTCCTCAAGAACGTCGGGTTGGCATATCTCACACTCGACCGCCAGAGCGACACGCTTTCGGGTGGGGAAGCGCAGCGCATTCGGTTGGCGACGCAGGTGGGTGCGGGCCTCGTCGGCGTGTTGTACGTGCTCGACGAACCCAGCATCGGGTTGCATCAGCGCGACAACCATCGCCTGCTCGACACGCTCAAGGGATTGCGCGATCTCGGCAACACCGTGATTGTCGTCGAACACGACGAGGACACGATTCGCGCAGCGGATTACATTGTCGATCTCGGGCCCGGCGCGGGATTGCACGGCGGCTACCTTGTCGCGGCGGGTCCAATCCAGACGATCCTCGACAACCCGAAATCGCTGACAGGGCGGTACCTGCGCGGCGAATTGCAGATTCCCGTGCCAAAAACGAGACACGCCCCGAAGAAAGGCTGGCTCATCGTTAAGGGCGCGAATGAAAACAATCTCAAGAAAATCGATGTGCGGTTCCCGCTCGGGTTGCTCACGTGCGTGACGGGGGTGAGTGGTTCGGGTAAGAGCACGCTGGTGGATGATATCCTGCGCAAGGCACTCTTTCGAAAATTCTATCGAGCGAAGGACCGTCCCGGCGCGCACGAGGCGATCCTGGGCCTGGAAGAGCTCGACAAGGTGATTGTCATCGACCAGTCGCCAATCGGCCGCACGCCGCGGTCGAATCCCGCAACGTACACAGGCTCATTCAACCACATCCGCACGCTGTTCGCGCAATTGCCGAATGCGAAGGTGCGTGGGTACGGTCCTGGTCGGTTCAGCTTCAATGTGAAAGGCGGGCGCTGCGAAGCGTGCCAGGGTGATGGGATCATCAAGATCGAGATGCACTTTCTACCGGACGTGTATGTGACCTGTGAGCAGTGCGGCGGCAAACGTTACAGCCGCGAGACGCTGGAGATCACTTACAAGGGGCGCAACATCGCAGATGTCCTCGATATGACGGTAGACGAAGCGGAGGTCTTCTTCCGCCCGGTGCCGAAGATTCGCGATATTCTCCAGACGCTGCAGGAAGTCGGGCTCGGTTATCTCAAGATCGGCCAGCAAGCCACGACGCTCAGTGGCGGCGAAGCCCAGCGCGTCAAGCTTTCCACGGAGTTGGCCAAGCGCGCCACGGGGCGGACATTGTATATTCTGGATGAACCGACCACCGGCCTGCATTTCGCCGACATCGCCAAACTGCTGGAAGTGCTCAACAAACTCCGCGACGCCGGCAACACGGTGCTGGTCATTGAACACAACCTCGACGTCATCAAGTCTGCTGATTGGGTCATCGACCTTGGCCCCGAAGGCGGCGACGCCGGTGGCCGCATCATTGCCGAAGGCCCGCCTGAGAAAGTCGCTGACAATAAGAAGTCTTACACCGGGCAGTTTCTAAAGCACATGCTGGCGCGGGAGGTTGTGCCCATTTAA
- a CDS encoding MotA/TolQ/ExbB proton channel family protein, with the protein MLTVMTKGGPLMWFILISAILAIAVFFERLFHYHRAQIHTNDFVNGILNSLKRGNISEAIGTCKETAGPVAQVVMAAVVNHDRSREEIREAVQDTARTEVTRLEHNLPILVTLAQITPLLGFLGTVWGMIQVFKVIENTQATTAGQLAGGVWQALLTTAGGLVVAIPSYIAYNYLVSRVQNLVLDMERAANETVQYLARKEDGGEQSSKVVALR; encoded by the coding sequence ATGCTGACAGTCATGACAAAAGGCGGACCGTTGATGTGGTTCATTCTCATCAGCGCGATTCTGGCGATCGCGGTGTTTTTCGAACGGCTCTTCCATTATCATCGCGCGCAGATCCACACGAACGATTTTGTGAACGGCATCCTGAATTCTCTCAAGCGCGGAAATATCAGCGAAGCCATCGGCACTTGCAAGGAAACCGCCGGCCCCGTCGCCCAGGTCGTCATGGCCGCGGTGGTCAACCACGATCGGTCCCGCGAGGAGATTCGCGAAGCCGTTCAGGACACCGCCCGTACCGAGGTGACACGGCTGGAGCATAATTTGCCAATCCTGGTGACCCTCGCGCAAATCACGCCGTTGCTGGGTTTTCTCGGCACGGTGTGGGGGATGATCCAGGTGTTCAAGGTGATCGAGAATACTCAGGCGACGACGGCGGGACAATTGGCCGGGGGCGTGTGGCAGGCGTTGCTGACCACGGCAGGAGGGTTGGTGGTAGCGATTCCCAGCTATATCGCCTACAACTATCTGGTTAGCCGCGTTCAAAACCTGGTCCTCGACATGGAGCGGGCGGCCAATGAAACCGTGCAGTACCTGGCGCGGAAAGAGGACGGTGGCGAACAGTCGAGCAAAGTGGTGGCGCTGCGATGA
- a CDS encoding response regulator, with product MTNLLLIEDNPHLQRIFSEKFRREGFNVTLANDGHQGLQCAANIHPAVILLDTMMPNMDGFEVLTHLRADPALRGIPAFVLSNRASSDDIQHALALGARQFFTKGFSALEDIARQVRVTCGLKKALVCTNSLTLAEPIVSALAHPQLLCSVVTLLDEIVGAAERGNPEIIVLDARVPNALTLLQQLKTNPATKSVPVIAVGSPGQTPNRADAFIDSARLVSDLRPAVMNRLGLEESAVTSPSNVPVPATA from the coding sequence GTGACGAATCTGTTGCTGATTGAGGACAACCCACATCTGCAGCGGATTTTCTCCGAGAAATTCCGCCGCGAAGGCTTCAACGTCACTCTCGCCAACGACGGTCATCAAGGTCTCCAATGCGCGGCGAATATCCACCCGGCGGTGATCCTGCTCGACACGATGATGCCCAACATGGACGGCTTCGAGGTGCTCACCCACCTTCGCGCCGATCCCGCCCTGCGCGGCATTCCGGCTTTCGTCCTTTCCAACCGTGCTTCGAGCGACGATATCCAGCATGCACTCGCGCTCGGCGCGCGCCAGTTTTTCACGAAGGGTTTCTCAGCCCTGGAGGACATCGCCCGTCAGGTTCGCGTCACCTGCGGCCTCAAGAAGGCCCTCGTCTGCACGAATAGCCTCACGCTCGCCGAGCCCATCGTCAGCGCGCTGGCTCATCCACAATTGCTCTGTTCTGTCGTCACCCTTCTCGACGAGATCGTCGGCGCCGCCGAGCGCGGCAACCCCGAGATCATCGTCCTCGACGCCCGCGTGCCGAACGCGCTCACCCTGCTCCAACAGCTCAAGACAAATCCCGCGACCAAATCCGTCCCCGTCATCGCCGTTGGAAGTCCGGGCCAGACGCCGAACCGCGCCGATGCGTTCATCGACAGCGCGCGTCTCGTCTCCGACCTCCGCCCCGCCGTGATGAATCGCCTCGGCCTGGAAGAATCCGCCGTCACAAGCCCGAGCAACGTCCCCGTTCCCGCAACCGCCTGA